DNA from Nymphaea colorata isolate Beijing-Zhang1983 chromosome 4, ASM883128v2, whole genome shotgun sequence:
TATTGTATTAAGAATATCTTAGTGTTTCCGCATGCAAGATTGCGGACACGTTGACACTTCAATCAATGACGGCAATTGAGTTGTATCCTAAAATACTAGAAGAAATAAGTTCATATCTAAAGTTCCTTATCATAGCACTATGGGCAGTCTACTATACTTAAGTATGTCTATCTAacattatatatgttatgtggTTGAAATGGTTAGTCATATTTAATCAAATATAGACTGTCAAATGAATTTTAGCATGCGTAAAATGCATAATTAATTTTGCATTTTGTTGCCATGGTGGAGATGTGCACATAATGGGATACACAGATGTAGATTAGGGTGGTGAGCCAGACGACGGCAAATCTACATTTGCTTATATATTCTTGTTGAATTGAAGAACCATATCTTGGAATAGTAAGAAACAAAGATATGTGACCTTGTCAAGGACAATTTATAGTTGACTCAATAGTAGTAGAAGAAGGCGTTTTGGCTTAAAAAACTAATTATGCATCTTGGAATAATTGTTTATACTATGTTGATTATAACTATTCGTTTTGATAATCAAGCAACAATTGCATGTATAAAGATCATTAGCTTCATGCTAAAATCAAACATACAGACAATAGTTGCAAATGGCATTATATCAAAAAGTGATATCATGATAGAATTTAAATCGACCCATGAAATGGTCGCAGACTTTTTTATAATGCCGATCATGTAAGATCTGTGAGAGTATATAGATTATAACTTATTAATAagcattatttttttgtatttgaaagTATGTTTCACGTCTATATGAGTATGCAATGAAGTTAAGAACGTTCTTCCACAAAACCGATTGCATAAGGTGTTGCATAAGGGTGGGTTGAGATGAGATGCAAAACCCTCAGGGACATTTGATGGATAGTGGATAGGTGtgaaaagatattaaaaaaactcaCACAACAAGGACTATGAGTTGAAAATTTCTTCACATAATTTCAAGCACCCTAAAATGTCCAGAATGTGGTCTTGTCATAGTTGAGACCAACACAATTCACCCCAAATCATGTAAACCTAGCAAACCAGAGCTGATGGCTTAGATGATTTAGTGATCATGATCTCGAATCAATTTTCTGGGAGAAGTTGGACCCTTAGAGATTTGTACGACAAAGGAATTTAATTTTCAGTGCTACTTTCATTTAAATATAAGTTACTTTTCCATAATACGTGAGATGTACAATGTATGTCACACTAATTTTAATGTCAATCAATTGTAAATAATTAATCATCCTTGCTTCTTCACTGTGCAAGTCCCAAAGAAACATAATTAAATACTCTTATATGCatcttaatttatattttccCCCCATGACTCATGATTGTGTCTTGAGAAATGAAGTAGTGCACCTAATATCTTAGCGTGTCACCAAGGGCCATAATTGATTTGATTGGATGGGGCATGCTTAGGAAAGCAGTTATTTCTGATCGAAAAGACATGTTGAAGAAGGAAGATCAAATGTCTTTTAAAAGTTGTTAACATTTATAGCAATAAATATTGAATAACCATAGAGAAAGGCTTCATCCTGTCGTAAATGTTGAACATATTATGCGATCTTAGCCTAACATATTCAGGTTTGTTAATTTTGAGTAATTAAATATGTTGGGACTTGTAAAGATTAAATCAATTTAGGGCACAATGGGCCGCCTCTGGAATAAGAGCCATACACATATGAACACGATTCCACctttatattaaatgataataataattttggcaaaagaaattttggcACTGAAGATATTATTGAAGTGACTTCTTAATCCCGCGAGCAAACAAGTGAACACACAGAAATGTGCTTTGTCATACAAAAATCAGGATATATAGATGTAGGTAGTCATATCTTCATCAACCATGTgtaggggcggagctagaaattttttataagaggagccgaattaaagtttttaaaatttgacatGAGCCAAAATtaccatttttcaaattttttatataagacaagtgggattttctaaaatttacatgtaatttttttaaaaaaaattgttgaggtggggccagggcccatgcaggccTCCCCTACCAAGTGAATTATTTTCAGGAAATGTGTTTGCATTCTGCATTAATTTAGTTATTTTATGACTTCCTATCTATCTTTTACTGCACATCTTAATTCTTAGTAGGGTTGTGACCCATTGAAGTTGAACCTAAATCTAGATCCGTTATCCAAATCTGGTAATTGGTTGACCTTGCATATTCAGATTCGTTTTCAGAAATTGAAATCCGATTCCAAGCTCAAACCAAGTTGAATGAGATCCGATGTCGGGCCCGAACGTGCGAGTTGTGTGTTTGTCTCAAGAATTACTAAAATGCTCatctttttacaaaaaaatggcAATCTTACAAGGTAAAAAATGGATAAATAGAAAGTTTCTTCacttaaaatgattaaaatactattttttaaaaagactgAAATAcccttttcatttaaaaaaaaggcGGTAGGACATGCCCATTTTCTGGTAGAAGGCTTTCTGTACATCTTAATTTTGGTGGGTGTGATATAATCACCTGGAAATAAGATGGGTACGTATAGACACCAAGTTAAAAATGGACCGGTCCACACGACCTTGAGGCATTACCTTAGGGGTTTTATGCTTTAGGTAGTTTCCCCCAaattataaaagataaaaacttaAACGGGTTTTATACGACAAGATTTTTCTCCGGTACTTTTTTACAAAgttaaaaatctttaaaaaaattcagtaattttttaaaaaagaaaaaatcttaaaaattaggaAAGGGTAAAAAGTGATAAATGTTTTAATACTAAAAAACGAATAAGTAAACATAAGTAAAATGATGAGTGAgtaatcataaaaagaaaacaaataatttaacctaagttttaaatttcaaaacggAAATAACGTAAACATAACAAGGAAGAGGCtgataaaaattatgaaaaattcatttgggagttttttttattaaatgagaacaaacaggtttttttttgttattattattttgaacGTCGTCGTGACTTTCTCGGAAACGACCTCTTTTTTATGACTAtgggtgaaaaaaaaaacttgcaattAGTTGATTGTTTTTGTCTGGATAAagagaaagcaaagaaaagaaagagaaatcatatgtttggttggttaattaagaaaaaaggaaatgaaaaaaaagaaagaaaaaaagaacgtTATAGATTGGCTTGAACATGAATAATCTTACCCAACGACTTTCTAGATAATCCATCTCAACAACAAGGCAAACATCTCGGTAACCCAACTTACGGATTTTTTTAGGCGAGATGTCCTCAGCTTCTTATGCTTCTTCACGAGCAGCACGTGCATCACACGTGATTAGTATTATTATAGTTTATGGGCAAACTGCGTGGACCAACCATGTATTCCACAAGGATGTGCGTGTTGTCAATCGCCGTGAAAAGAGGCCTGTACAATTGCCTCTTCCTGTCGTTCTGCTGTCTTTAGTCAATCCATTAtatttgttaaatatttttggtTAAGCGAGCGGTTAACAATCCAATCCAGATGCTTTTGAAATCAATTTCTGCTTTATTATTACGACCGTAATCAGATATAATTTATATAAAGTCCTGGATCTAAAGCACGAACTAAAAGCTTACGAAAGTAAAGAAAATCAGTTTTCTCATGCCAAAAAACAAGCACTCTGAGTTGATTCCAATTGGCAAATGAAGCTTTAGTTTGGTCTACAAGTCGCCTATGTCatagaaaaaaagtaatattcCAATGGAGGTGACTATCGAGACTCCCAAGCCGCCCACCACCAAACGATTTATCCTCTATAAATCGAGGCACGAACGATCTGCCGTAGAAAAAAACGTGACTTGAAAGGtcaagatataaaaaaaaagcaaagattACGGGGTCAACTCTCTCGtgccaaacaaaaataacaatggagaaattaaaagaaaaagaaaagaaggaccGACACGATGACGTATTCTTGTCTGCAAGACTCTGCCGGAAAAAGTTGACCATTCCAAAGCTTCAAGCAAAACTTCTTCACTTTTCCACAAGAAACACCGAGCGGGCCCTTTCTGCAGGTCGTCGTGCCCCTTAGTGTTGACCAACATCTTCTTCCCCGTCTCCATCCTGTGGGTTTAGTACTCTCCGTTCTCATGCACGCCATTAAATCTGAGAAGAAGCAAAGCAAACTACGACGGACGATGCACCAACCCAAGCCGATGATGCACGTCGGATGACGTCCGAGGGGTGACGTACCCAAACGCTTCCTGCCCACGATTCCATGTCCTGTTGTAGGACATCACCGATTACATAGGCCACGGCCTCCTCTGACTCCTTCCTCTCGTCTTCTTAAAGCCGCCTGCCCGTTTCCCTCTCATAGTTTGCGTTTTCAAATTATCCTTCTTATCCTGCCCTTCTGTTGCCTGCTTTCCCTCAACTGGCTATTAGCACTGGCGGAAAGAaacgagagagaagaagaagagatggaagcagCCATCACTGATCGCTCTCGAGGATTCAATATTAGTCCCAACGGTGGTGATTCGGGTATGGCTGGTTTGGGAGGATTCAGTCGGCCGCAGTTCAATTTTATGGAGCTGCAATCGTCTGCAAAAGCGCATCAAAAAGTAAATTTAACTGGATCTTCTGGTTTCTTATTCTTTTGATATCTTAAATGGGACGTGCCCacatgaaacaagaagaagcaaTCAGTAGCCCATTCATGGGAGGTCTTTtcattttagagagagagagagagagagagagagagagagagagagagagagagagagttggttGAAACACCCCATCTCTACGCTTCAATGATTTATAACCAATTTCAGTGGACCATTCACGAAGTAGTAATGGGGAAGAtgttttaattttgatattCAGGAAAAGGAACTGGAGGCGGAGGTGAGGAGGATGGGCCAAGAGAACGAGCGGCTGAGCCGAATGCTCGAGGAGGTCTGCCGGAGCTACAAGGCGCTGCAGGCGCAGGTGGCGTCGTTGGCCGGAAGCGGCGGGAGGGAGGAGGGCGTATCCTCGCCGAAAAAGAGGAACGTCGAAGAGGACGCGGAGGGGAGCAGCTCCGGCGAGGAGGGGTCGGTGGCCAAGTGCCGGAAGCGGTTGAGGGAAGAACTTTCCTCCGGGTCGGTGGCTACCAATCTCATCACGCGGGTCCACGTAAAGACCGACCCCTCTGACAACAGCCTGGTGAGTCAATTAAGGCCTGCGAATTCAATTTGAATGAGACCTTGCGAAAACTAATTCAAATCGGATTTGGACACCAATACAAAAATTGTTCCAAACTTTTGCATGTTATAAGGAAAACTAATTCAAATCGGATTTGGACACCAATACAAAAATTTTTCCAAACTTTGGAATGTTATAACCGAATATAATTGCGACTCAAACATATTCCAGTGATATATTTAAGTGCATAACTGCCTGCAGGTAGTGAAGGATGGTTACCAGTGGAGGAAGTATGGGCAGAAGGTGACGAAGGACAACCCCAGCCCTCGTGCCTACTTCAGATGCGCCTTCGCACCCGGGTGCCCGGTCAAGAAGAAGGTACATGGTCTTTCAATTTCTCCATTTGAATagtaagaaagaagaagaccaaGCGTGTGCAAGTAGATAAAGATGACTTATAAGATGTGGTGGATTTCGTTACAGGTCCAGAGAAGCGCGGAGGATAAGACCATCTTGGTGGCAACGTATGAGGGGCAGCACAACCACGCCCACACGTCAGCCAACGACGCCGCACGGACGAGCTCTGCTGGGTCGCAGGCTGCGCCCGACGACGGTTCTCTCCCTTGCTCCGTCTCCGTCATCGCCTCCAGGCCTACCGTCACCTTGGATTTGACTCGGGCCACAACGGAAGGGGGATCGGCTTCAGCGCTCAGCGGCGGCAGCGAGCTGCAGAAGGCGGTGGCGGAGCACGTGGCCTCGTCGCTGGCGAAGGACCCGAGCTTTACGGCAGCCTTGGCGTCCGCTCTTTCCTCCAAGATTTTCACTAGGCCTCCTAATTAGGTTAGATTTGTAAGTGAAAACAGGGCCATATGCTGGCGCCCTTTTGTGTGGAAGCTGCAACACCGGTGCAAATGTTTCATTAACACTGTCATGTAAGCAGCAAATGattgtaaaatatttttccgCTTCTCCAAAGAATTTTCCACTTCATCATCTCCCACCatcccctcccctcccctctcccttctcTCCACGACGAGGTTTGAGCGCCAACATCAACCTTATGAGGACAAtgtagagaaaataaaaataaacataagcATAAAATAACTAAACATGGTTTTTCTCATAAGGAAGGCCACCATCGATATTGAAATCGATAGTATTCATTTCCCTATCATTCATGACTAAGACTCTTCCTAAATCAGAGCTGTTATCAGACAAATCAATGGATTAACATCAAAGGTACTTTttaagtgttccatgaatctattctAAAGATCCAAACAGGTTTGTCAACACTAGAaatattgtttcatgaattaaCTCCAATATTTAAGATATATTGGTGGATCATTCATAACGTGTTTTTACTGTCAAACTACCACTAAAATAATTATCCACCTCGTGCTTCAATGCATGGAAGGTCTTACCATTTGCATTGATAagtaaaatttaagaaaatgatgAGGAGTTGCGATTTACTGCTCATATACATGGATGGTCTTACCATTTGCATTGAAAACTAACACTACAAAAAACCTAAGCATTAACGACGACCACAAAATGTTGGTGAAAATAAAACGCACGTCGGTAATAGTTAACTGATATTTCGTTCTTTTGTTGATAAAGTGAGTGTTGGTAAAATCATCACACAAAAACATCAGTGTAGGGTATCACCGGCATGGCCTAGAATAAGTAAACATTGACTATTATTGACGTCCTCTCGTTTCAGTACTAATCTATTATTTTGACATGTTATACCGACAACGAGACTGCTGGTCgaaaaaaaattttccaacaaATAATTGGACATCAGCAAAACTTTAACCGATGTCAGACCTAACGTCGCTGTTACTTTTTATCTATGCATATTTATGCATAGGTGAAagtctttcaatttttttttctgtcccACTAGGACATAATTTTTTCGAAAATCGGAAATACATATGCAACATATTTACTTATATTTTTCATCTATCAaatcaaactaacaaaacaATAGTATTCGAAAATACAATAAACTTCGTCGTTGAGGTGGAAATCGTACAAAGTTTGGTAGAATCGGAGTGTCTACaataaacattaagaaaacatgttaGTTCTATTAGAAATGAAGCTTAACAGATATAACTCATTAGCCATTACAACAAAGGACGTTACATTTTTCACGTGGTGAAACCatctttttttgtcttgtaaGATTTAGGCGACCCTTGAGTATGTCGTTGTTACCACAACGACCATGACcctgatttgatgagaaactcGCACAATTGAAACTGAGATGACCTCCACGTCCTGACTAAgcaacaaaaataatgaaagacCACTCCACTAGTAGGATAGCATGGGAAGCTACCCTACCAAgaaagttcctttttttttttttttgagaaactgACAAGTCATAAAATGTAGGACACATGGCAAAATCCTTACCAATGGAAGCAACATGAGTAGACGCCATTATATGCACTTTTGAGGCTGTTGAGAGTAGATAAAACTAAATTAGAATATGAAACTTCATTGTTTATGGGTGCATAGTGAATCTTGAAAACTTCACATGGTTTAGGTACTCTGCAATGGACTTGTcatttttttgacattttgaagGTGTCCCTTTAATTAAATGGTACACACGTTAGACTGAGATGCACATTGTTGCTCAAGGATGTGCTATACTCCACTTGAAGTGTTGTGCCTTATTAACTGGCCCAAAGTTGACTCCATGACGATGGCCATCTTAAGGCTAATTGATTTGCATAGGttccaaaaaaatatgtaaaagactACTTGATCATCAATTAtaattaaataagaaatttgCTTGATCTAATGGGACTTTGATCCAAATTAAGTTAAAACAAGTTCTCGTTATACCCTTGTAGCTTTGCTTCCAGACTTGTGTGAAAAGCGGTAGAGTTTTTATTCTCCATGAAACATGATTTCCTCCAACAATCACATATAACTTGGTACTAGATTGGAAGTATGAACTATATCTTGCCCAATTTGCATCAATTCATATTTTTGTTCTCATAATGACCATTTCTTTTTATGCATATCTCCTGGTACCTTTGATACATCTAAAACTGATCTATTTCATTAAAATTTGATTACTGAGGAGAATAAATATGTTTACTTACTTCAGTAACAACATAAGTAATATCTGGCCTTGtgattataatatatatgagcTTTTATAAAAGCTTTTGATATTGTTGACTATTATTTATGTCTTCATCATTAGCTTTTACAAGCTTGGGACTACTACTTAAGTGTAATTGAGTTGAGTAATCAGCTTGTATCAATTGTTTAATTTCATAATTAGATCATTTTATGTTTAAGTAAACATATCTTCCATCTCAAAATTCTATAAAAATTTAGTAATTAATTACCTTTAATTTTAACTTAACCTTTGGATATGCTATCTCAATTATTCCCAcattcacattttgaaaatcaaagcagCTCCCTTGATAATGATAGGAAATTGATTTTTTCCAATTATCACATTATTTGTGTGAAGATAGCCTTTTAAGAAGCCTACCCGACACTTAAAACAATTTTATGCTACACATGCATGTGAATGAACCTCTCGTTTTAAAAGCAGATTgagtgacatttttgaaagaaaatcaacCAATTTACATACTTTAGAAgccatttttcatgaaatagatGGCATAGAATCTGCTAAAAGTTATCgtgttttcaacattttttgcCATACATTTTATAAATGAGCAAATTCTAGGTTCATGCAGACTGATGATTTCTTCCTAATCGTATATAGTTGGATCAAAATCAACTGGAACAAAGGAAAAGAGTTGGTTGAATTGTCAATATAAGATTCACATTAACTGTATTTAAGGCGATTTTATCTTGCATTGTAGTATTTTACATTATTCTCTATCTTGTGCTTGCATCTATACTTGTTAGGTTGAACCTCCTTGAGATTGTATCTAGAGTTTGGGCATGCAtttcttttcacctttttgtATGATAGTTATTGTTTGACTTGCTTATCATCTAATGGTTGTATTTGTCCAGTTGTGCCCTCTGTCTTACTTACTTTTGTGAGGATCTAGAACAGAAGAGATTTAATTAAACTATCAAAGTAGATTTGGTTCTAGGATATTGTGATTATGTTCCTAATGATTTATAAGTGAAGAATTTTTTGATATGCTTTATTTACTTAACTTTTTTGTTGTAGGCCATTTCAATGACAAATATGATgagcaaagaaaaaatttagcTAGTGGCATTGTTAGACAACCTAAGTGGGGTCACGTCAAGGCCTTCAACTCATCCATCAAGTTATGTGAGGGTTTATTAGTTTCTATATATAAGGTTCAAATTTGGAGGTATTTTCTCAACACATGAAAGCTCTTATTTGCTAACATAATGGACTGTCTTATAGAATTTGTCTGAATTTTAACATTCTTTAGAACTTGGTAGTAACTATGCATTAAAATTCAAGAGCATCTTTTTGGCTCAAATAAATTTCTGCAAAAACTTCTATGCTAAAAATACTTGGGagaatcatataatgagcactaTATGCTGATTCAGACAATTGATATCATAAAGCTCTCACTTCATACATTATTGcttatatttttgtgtttgcCTTATGCATTTATCCATTATTATATGTGTTTCTATGTAGGGTGAGGTGCTGCCGGAGAGAACATGCATAGTTTCTTATTGAAGCAGTATGAATGGAAAATGACATGTAATTAAGGTAACTTACTTGCCCTAAAATAATAATACGTCAGCATTAGGGTCTGTGTTGCTTCAACTTGATAATTTAGCTTGTATTTTTGCTTGTACTTTATAATGATCTTGCTCACATTCTTTCAAATAAGCCATGTCTTGGTAAGTAGTATTTACCATATTATTGGGTTCTTCATTGCATATGGGTTCTAAAAGCTACTATggaaacttcaaaaaaaattgctagTAGATAAAAACTAAGTGAATGAGGAAAATGGTTTAAGAAATGATGTAATGTTAAGGATGGATAGTCAGATGCATTAGGCAAGCCTGACCTATCCTTTTGATTGGCTTGATCTGGTCATTGACTCACAATCTTGGTCAAGCTTGTCATACAAGCCAGTAGGTCTAGGTATATGTTATTGGCTCAACATGGGCATGTTTACCTATGGATCAATCAGCTTGTTGTTTGGCTCTATTAAAACCCTGTATATCCCATCAACATGATCGTTTTTGACAAGATTGGAAACAAGGACAATGTATATAAACATAACCAGGCACATATCTTAACACATAAATGCATGAATTCTTTTGAAGCTTTGATTAGTAAATCTAGCACAAAAAATTCCTTTACTTATAACTATTTATTAATGTGATGACTGCCAAGAAACAACTTTCGACTGAAAGAAGTTGCTTAAACAGTGAATGTGCCCTTTCCAACTTGATAGAAGGGAGGATATACAAGTATTCAATGGCCTCTGTCATCACTGATTCACTCAGCATAGTGTCCATGAACACCAGCAACTCCTCTGTTGCAATGAACCTTTTTGGTCCAgatggagatttttttttttttgcaagtatGAAAAGCAAACAACGCACCAACAAGAACTAGCTATACTACTGTTTGTGGGGTGCTATTACTATGATCCATCTTCAAATGGATCGTTTTGTAGTTAAGGCCAAGCCAGCTATAGCTTCAGTGATCTTGCATCCTTGCATCCCTATCAGCTTTAAACTGCCAATACCATGTATGGTTATTGTACACAAGTCCCAAGCATGGCTCATGTTTAATGAGGTATGGCATTGGTTTCGTTAtgaaccaaatgattcaatttattcatacTTGAGGTAAATAATCTTAGGATACTTTGATTGTTCGAGAGGCATGTTCTCATCCAAGAAACTATGGAGGATGCATTTCTTACCtaattcattcttttttctgatATTGTAGAATAGACAATGGCATGTTGACAAtttatttgctttcttttagAGGCTTATTTTACTCTCAACTCTTCAATTTTAAGAATTTCCTTAACATCTTCAACTGTTAATGATTCTCTATCCCACTTCCTAGTAGCTTTCTGCTTCATCAATCatctaagagtgtaaaataacTTCTTTATATGAATCAATGtattgttttctatttttggcTATTAATCTGGAAACTTTGAcctaatgtttttttcttgttcatttaaGGACATTATCAGATTAGCTTCTCTTCAAacctttttcatctctttttgtaAGGCAACTATTTTCGCATTTACCTTGTACAATAGATTGGTTTTTCTCTAAAAAACTATAAATGTTTAGGAGGTTTGCATGTGTACTGGTCTCTTGCTTTTTGTCTTTGCCATATTTGACACAAGTCGTATTGTGAGTTCagttgaaaagattaaagatgaACTCTTTGACAGGGTGATCACTATATTCTTTATCCAAGATGCAATTGTGGCTCCTAAACTTAGAAGCATactctcttctttgttttcttctgatATAGTAATGAATAATATaagaacatgtttttcttattttgtccatatttatatattgtttaCCAATTGCACCACAACACTTATTAGATTTAGTAATGGGTTCATAGGACATGCATCGTAAATCATGTAGCATTTAGTAAAATGGTATGATATTGTGCAATGTTGTTTCTTGACGTGATAAAAATGCAGGGATCAATCTATCTTTATTATGTCGACAAGATTTAACACTATTGGAGAGTATTCAATTGGCTTTGGAAACTATCTAGGCCTTGTGAATATGCTAATTGCAACTACCCTGAAGTACACTTGGCATCTGATGCAATCCAAGGTTGTCTAGCAGTTTTTTCTCCTTGAATTATGCAAACAAGCTTGTCAAGTTCTTGGCATTCCCTTATCCTTTGTTATTTAGGCACACTTCAGCAACTTTGTTTTCCTAGCTCCAAAATTGGTTAAATTGAATGTATATCATTTGATTCTAGCACATTAGCTGGCCAACCCTTTACTTTCCCAAAGAAATTTTAGCAGCCTTTCACCATTTCTATGGATTACATCCAATAGCATGACTTGATTTCCAATTAACTGCGTATTCTTTATGCAACTTATCTTAGTGAAGGTCCTATTGTAAAATCTATTCAGCTACATGCTGaattcttttgtctttgttcAGGAAATGACATAAATTGACATTAAGTAGTTCCATAGGATTCTCATCTTCAAATCACAACCCCAATGTCTGCATTCTCTCTCGTTGCTGCACCAAGGTCCACAAATTTATAAATGGTACTGATTGATTAGATGATGCAAAAGGAAGAATTATAATATGGGTGTTGTGTTGCTATTGTCATTCTTCATCACTCGGTGAGATGATCAAGCTTGGAGCTTTTGTAATTATGTGGTACATCATTTGGAGAGATTTCATTCATAACATTTGCTATTAATTGATCTATACAAATAGGGTGAACCTTATGACAATCTAAAGCTGTTATATAAGATAAAGTAATTGATCTTCATAGTGTGTACTTTTTGCAATGCAAATGCAGGTCTATTTTATTctgcaatttctttttttgtacaGATATCATTTTCTGGTTCATTTTTATATGTATCTTGGCCTCCATTTGACATCAACACACCTAAAAAGCTTCAATCACTAAGTATGGATTTTCCTCAGCTAGAACCTTGTCTCTTTTAATTCTTTTATgtgaaaaacaacttttttaactggtttgttttctttgttgtattTAAGGTTCATGTATATGCATGAATGCAAACATAATCTATATGTTTATCTTTGCATGTGAGCGCCAATGTTTGTATGTCCATTTTgactatttttttaatacagCTATGAGAAAATTTATTCATATGGTCCATTGGTTAGTTAGGTTTTTTGGGAACCAGATGTTGTCTATTTGTCAATGCATGTTGGCCTCTACCATTTGACTGCACTTAACTGGATTTGAAAAGCCATTTACTGGACCAAGGTGGCTTGGATTGTGTCAAAATTTCACTTTGGAGAGAAAAATTCAACAATGAAGCATGAGATTTGGTGATCTATTCCAAATTTGTACACTTATTATGCTTAGCATATGATACAGATCAAGTATAGGAGTTTAGGTcctaaaaaaataagtttataCCCAATGAGCTAATATACTAGCCAAAGGGTGTGTGTAGAATTGGTTTGCTACAAAACTAGAGGAAGtcaaaaatacatatatacaatCATGCATGTGACACTCATGTGCCCtattgctatttttcttttctaggaATGGTGAAATTTTGTAGTTAACGTGAATGAGATT
Protein-coding regions in this window:
- the LOC116253010 gene encoding WRKY transcription factor WRKY76-like — encoded protein: MEAAITDRSRGFNISPNGGDSGMAGLGGFSRPQFNFMELQSSAKAHQKEKELEAEVRRMGQENERLSRMLEEVCRSYKALQAQVASLAGSGGREEGVSSPKKRNVEEDAEGSSSGEEGSVAKCRKRLREELSSGSVATNLITRVHVKTDPSDNSLVVKDGYQWRKYGQKVTKDNPSPRAYFRCAFAPGCPVKKKVQRSAEDKTILVATYEGQHNHAHTSANDAARTSSAGSQAAPDDGSLPCSVSVIASRPTVTLDLTRATTEGGSASALSGGSELQKAVAEHVASSLAKDPSFTAALASALSSKIFTRPPN